A single genomic interval of Lathyrus oleraceus cultivar Zhongwan6 chromosome 7, CAAS_Psat_ZW6_1.0, whole genome shotgun sequence harbors:
- the LOC127106645 gene encoding zinc transporter ZTP29: MDSQFLLGIALSSIGGFSTSIGALFVIMSKTPSLRMLGLLQGFAAGLMLSISFFDLAHNAINSLGFLRGNLWFFSGVIFFAIVANFIPEPNVPPPDKRNKKVGNEENKNTMRKHRRQVLYSGIITAIGISLHNFPEGMAVYLGSMKGLRVGLNLALAIALHNIPEGVAVALPVYFATESKWQAFKLASLSGLAEPLGVVIVACLFPTSLNPEILEGLLASVGGVMAFLTLHEMLPLAFEYAGQKQSVKAVFCGMAFMSASLYFLRLSLPEDNGV, encoded by the exons ATGGATTCTCAATTCTTGCTTGGTATTGCACTTTCATCCATTGGTGGCTTTAGCACTTCCATTG GTGCACTTTTTGTAATTATGAGTAAAACTCCAAGTTTGAGGATGCTTGGACTATTACAG GGATTTGCTGCTGGTTTAATGCTGAGCATATCATTCTTTGATCTTGCTCATAATGCCATAAACTCACTCGGCTTCCTAAGAGGCAACCTTTGG TTTTTTTCTGGTGTCATATTCTTTGCTATTGTTGCCAACTTTATTCCAGAACCAAACGTTCCTCCTCCTGATAAGAGAAACAAAAAG GTTGGTAATGAAGAAAACAAGAACACCATGAGAAAACATCGCCGCCAGGTTTTATACAGTGGAATCATTACAGCCATAGGTATAAGTTTACATAATTTTCCAGAAGGCATGGCAGTGTACCTTGGATCCATGAAG GGTCTTCGTGTTGGTCTTAACCTTGCATTGGCGATTGCTCTACACAATATCCCTGAG GGTGTTGCGGTTGCACTTCCGGTTTATTTTGCAACAGAGAG TAAATGGCAGGCATTCAAATTGGCATCACTTTCTGGCTTAGCCGAGCCCTTaggtgttgttattgttgcatGTCTATTTCCTACGAGCCTAAATCCTGAAATTCTCGAGGGTTTGCTGGCATCAGTTGGTGGTGTTATGGCTTTTCTAACCCTTCATGAAATGCTGCCATTGGCTTTTGAGTATGCCGGACAGAAACAATCTGTTAAGGCTGTCTTCTGCGGAATGGCTTTCATGTCTGCGAG CCTGTATTTTCTGCGTTTGAGTTTACCAGAGGACAATGGTGTGTAG